The genomic DNA AAACCTCCACTCGTACGCGCTGTGCATTTACAGTAGCATGTACAGATTTAGGGGCGAATCCTGAATATTTAGGGAAAGGTGATATTCAGCTTGGGAAAAAAGAATCCGTAGAGGATACAGCAAAAGTGTTAGGGCGTATGTTTGACGGAATTGAGTTTCGTGGATTTAATCATGAGACTGTAGAATCTTTAGCACAAAATTCTGGTGTGCCAGTTTGGAATGGATTAACAGACATGTGGCATCCAACACAAACACTAGCAGATTTATTAACAATTAGAGAACATGTAGGGAAGTTGAAAAATGTGAAGCTCGTTTACGTTGGAGATGGACGAAATAATGTTGCTAATAGCTTACTAGTTGGTGGAGCAATCGTTGGAATGGATGTACGTATTTGCACACCAGAATCTTTATGGCCTGCACAAGAAGTAATTGATTTAGCAAAAAAATATAATGAACAGGTAATGATAACAAGTAATGTGGAAGAAGCTGTTGCGAATGCAGATGTAATTTATACAGATGTATGGGTGTCTATGGGGGAAGAAGAAAAATTTGCTGAACGTGTCGAGTTATTGAGACCTTATCAAGTAAATATGAAAATGATTAAAGAAACAGGGAATGAAAACGTGATTTTCTTACATTGTTTACCTGCATTTCATGATGTTGAAACGATGTATGGCGAAGAAGTTTACGAGAAATATGGGTTGAAAGAAATGGAGGTAACTGACGAAGCATTCCGCAGTAAACATTCAAAAGTATTTGATCAAGCTGAAAATAGAATGCATACAATTAAAGCGGTTATGGCAGCTACTTTAGGAAACATGGAGTAAAGAAGAAAGGGAGTCTTCCTTTCTTCTTTCTCCTCCTTTAGACACTATCATTCACTATTGCTTTTGTATTGTTATTGCAATTAAAGAGAGGTGAGTGGAATGGGTGAAGATAAGAAATTAGGGTTGTTTACACTAACGGCTCTTGTAGTTGGGTCTATGATTGGCGGTGGAGCCTTTAATTTAGCGAGTGATATGGCAAAAGGTGCTGGTGCTGGAGCCATTATTATTGGCTGGGTTATAACAGGAATTGGGATGATTGCACTTGGATTATCTTTTCAAAATCTAACTGTAAAACGGCCAGATTTAGATGGTGGTATTTTTAGCTATGCAAAAGCAGGATTTGGTAATTTTATGGG from Bacillus cereus G9842 includes the following:
- the argF gene encoding ornithine carbamoyltransferase, which produces MLMTRPNLKGRSFLAEKDFTQEELLYFLDLAAELKEKKKNGIPHHYLEDKNVALLFEKTSTRTRCAFTVACTDLGANPEYLGKGDIQLGKKESVEDTAKVLGRMFDGIEFRGFNHETVESLAQNSGVPVWNGLTDMWHPTQTLADLLTIREHVGKLKNVKLVYVGDGRNNVANSLLVGGAIVGMDVRICTPESLWPAQEVIDLAKKYNEQVMITSNVEEAVANADVIYTDVWVSMGEEEKFAERVELLRPYQVNMKMIKETGNENVIFLHCLPAFHDVETMYGEEVYEKYGLKEMEVTDEAFRSKHSKVFDQAENRMHTIKAVMAATLGNME